AACAATCACAGGAATCCCTAAACGTAATCCAATCACCGCAGCATGACTGGTAAGACTTCCCTCTTCAGTGATAATGCCCGTTGCCTTACGAATCGCCTCCACATACTCGGCATCGGTATAGGGAACCACTAAAATCTCCCCAGGGCGGAAATTTCCCACCTCCTGTGCACTTTTCGCAATCCGGGCGCGACCACTCACTGTTCCATGACCAATTCCTACGCCACGCCCTAAAACTGCAGTTACTACTTCTACTTTAATTAAATCAGTAGAACCAGCAACCCCTTGTAACGTGCCAGCAGTCATCACCACTAAATCTCCTTCTGAGAGTAACCCTTTCTCTTGGGCAACATTTAACGCCGCCTTAAAAGTTTGCCCTGTGGAAGGTAAATCAAGCACCAATAAGGGATTAACTCCCCACACCAGTTGTAACTGCCGAGCTACATCCACATGAGGTGTAACTGCTAAAATTGGCGTTTGCGGACGAAATTTTGAGACATTTCTTGCGGTTGCCCCAGTTTTAGTTAAGGTCATAATTGCTGAGGCATTCAACTGACCAGAAATCTGGCTCACTGCACTAGAGATAGCATTGGGAATGGTGCTAGTGGTGTCTAGATTCTCAGAGGGGGTGGGCTCTTCCCTTTCCATGCGACTGGCAATGCGCGCCATCGTTGCCACTGCTTCTACAGGATATTTCCCTACCGCAGTTTCATTAGATAACATCACAGCATCAGTGCCGTCTAGAATTGCATTTGCCACATCAGAAACTTCAGCGCGAGTAGGGCGAGGATTATACGCCATACTATCTAACATTTGAGTGGCAGTAATAATCGGAATCCCTAATCGGTTAGCAGTGACAATTAATTGTTTCTGTAAAACGGGAACATCCTCAGCAGGCAACTCTACCCCTAAATCTCCCCTTGCCACCATTACCCCATCACACAGAGATAACACTGCCTCCATTTGTTCAATAGCTTCGTGCTTTTCTATTTTGGCAATGACCGGAACTGATTTTCCTGCACTAGAAATAATTTCCTTGATTTCTAAAATGTCTTGGGGGTTACGAACGAAACTTAGGGCGATCCAATCAACTCCTTGATCTAACCCAAACATTAGATCATGACGATCTTTATCGGTTAATGCTCGAACTGAGAGATAAACTCCTGGAAAATTCACCCCTTTATTATTAGAAAGAACGCCCCCAAAAACAACCCGACCATGAACTTCTTGTTTTTCAGGGTAAACAGCTTCTACTTTCATTTCTACTCGACCATCATCAAGGAGAATTGTTGCCCCTACAGGAACTTCATCAGCTAATAGATCATAGCTAACATAACTTTTTTCTTTAGTGCCAGTTATGGGATAACTGGTCAAAATAAACGGATCGCCTTTTTCGAGAGTAATTGAGCCATTCTCAAATTGACCAAGGCGAATTTTAGGGCCTTGTAAATCTTGTAAAATTGCTACTGGCTGATTAAGTTCAAAGGCAGTTTGGCGAATTAGCTGAATACTGCGCTGGTGATCTTCTTGTGTTCCATGAGAAAAGTTTAATCGCAGTGTTGTT
This window of the Euhalothece natronophila Z-M001 genome carries:
- the pyk gene encoding pyruvate kinase, which codes for MELQNLSRRTKIVATVGPATLKPDVLRDLIKAGATTLRLNFSHGTQEDHQRSIQLIRQTAFELNQPVAILQDLQGPKIRLGQFENGSITLEKGDPFILTSYPITGTKEKSYVSYDLLADEVPVGATILLDDGRVEMKVEAVYPEKQEVHGRVVFGGVLSNNKGVNFPGVYLSVRALTDKDRHDLMFGLDQGVDWIALSFVRNPQDILEIKEIISSAGKSVPVIAKIEKHEAIEQMEAVLSLCDGVMVARGDLGVELPAEDVPVLQKQLIVTANRLGIPIITATQMLDSMAYNPRPTRAEVSDVANAILDGTDAVMLSNETAVGKYPVEAVATMARIASRMEREEPTPSENLDTTSTIPNAISSAVSQISGQLNASAIMTLTKTGATARNVSKFRPQTPILAVTPHVDVARQLQLVWGVNPLLVLDLPSTGQTFKAALNVAQEKGLLSEGDLVVMTAGTLQGVAGSTDLIKVEVVTAVLGRGVGIGHGTVSGRARIAKSAQEVGNFRPGEILVVPYTDAEYVEAIRKATGIITEEGSLTSHAAVIGLRLGIPVIVGFEGATDTIREGAILSLDAQRGLVFSGSVPAGGHFNEGAGTEISLPS